The nucleotide sequence GTCACAATAAACCTGTAGGGACAAGTCAGGAGAGTTATTAAGAAAGATGCCAAAATCAGATGTGCCCTTGAGGTATCGCAGCAAGTGTAAGGCAGCCTGCATGTGTGGAATCCAAGGAGATTGCATAAACTGACTCAGGTGCTGAACAGCAAAGCTAAGGTCAGGCCTAGTGTACGTCAGAAAATTCAGCTTGCCCACTAGACTCCTGTactcttaggggtcgtttggtacgtgGACAAAATAGTACTGGGATTATAATTCCGGGGATTATAATCTCGGTACTAATTTATACCacataaaagataaaataatataatcCCACAATTGATGGTATAAAGTGGTATAAGATGGGATAAGATTTGCAATTATGTTTATACCTTGTTTGGTTAGAGGTGCAAATTTATCCCAGGATAAATTTATACCTCCAACCAAACAAGGTACAAATTTAATCTCAACTCTTATCCCACCTAATACCTCATACCAAATGACCACTTCAGGTTTGGGCAACGGAATTCCAACCTTATCTCTCAACTTGACATTCAACGCAAGAGGACAAGTGACATGAGAGAATTcaaaggaatgaaaatcagtcaGCAAATCATGAATAAAAATTTTTAATGAAGAAGGACCCCAGAGTCAGTGTATAAGGCCTCAATGCCAAGGAAGTAGTTAAGAGAGCCCAAGTCCTTAATCTTGAACTGATCATTGGGAAAGGACTTCAAAGCAGTCAATTCAACTAGATCACACCCAGTCAAGATGATATCATCTACATATAAAACCAAGATGACTAAAGAATCTCCAGAACCTTTGGTAAAAACAGAGTAATCATTTAAGGAATGAGAGAAGACCTTGGAGCATAAAGCATGAGACAATTTTGTATACCATTGTCTGGAAGCCTGTCTTAAACCATAAAGAGATTTTTGGAGCTTACAAACCAAAGgagcagaagaagaagcagaatgAGGAACAATGAGACAAGATGGCAACTTCATGAAAACCTCTTCATCAAGGTCACCATGTAAGAAAGCATTATTCACATCTAGTTGAAAGAGGGGCCAATGTTTCTTAACAACTACAACAATCAGAGTTTTGACAGAAGACATCTTGACCACAGGTTTTATTAAAATCAATACCCTCAACTTGAGTGTCCCCCCTAACTACTAACCTAGCTTTATATCTTTCAATACTCCCATCAGCCCTATATTTAACCTTGTATATCCATTTGCATCCAATAGGTTTCTTGTCAGGAGTCAATTCAATAATGTCCCAAGTTCTGTTGGCATCCACGGCCTCAAATTCACATCTCATAGTTTTCTTCCATTTAGGGACAGCAACAGCCTGAGAGTAAGAGTAAGGCTCATGAACATGAGGTTGAATAAGAGTTTGATCATTGGAGACAGACCTGGAGGGAGGAGCAGAAGAAGTGGAGGTGCAAACATAACTCTTGAGATAGCTAGGTAGATTGTGTGGTCTGGAAGATCTTCTTAAAACAGAAGGAGGTACATGAGGGATAGAATCAGGAGAAGGAGAAGATATGGAGGTGGGAACAGAGGAGGAGGGAGTATCAGTAGAAGAATTAGGTGAAGTGTGAGAAGGAGAATAAGAGGGAGGAAAAGAACTCTCATCAAAACAAGCAGAAAAGGGAAatgaggagacttgaggtacaacatAAGAGGATTGACAGAAAGGAAAAATGTGCTAATAGAAAATGATATCTCTTGATACAAAACATGAGTTATTTTGAAGATTAAGAAGTTTGTAGCCCTTTTTGGCAAAAGGGTAGCCAATGTAAACACAAGGAATGGATCTGGGAAGAAACTTGTCTTTGTGATGGGTGGTGAAAGTTGAGTAACAAAGGCACCCAAAAGGCTCTAAGGTGGTGGTAAGTAGGAGTGGTAGAATGAAGTAATTCATAGGGACTTTTGTTATTAAGAAGAGGAGAAGGAAATCTGTTAATCAAATAGGTGATAGTTAAGAGATAGTCACACCAAAACTTATGGGGTAAGTGAGATTGAAACAAAAGTGCCCTAACAGTTTCTAGTAAATGTCTTTGTTTTCTCTCCACAACACTATTCTGTTGAGGAGTATGAGTACAGGAGGTATGGCGGACAATCCTTTTTTCTGAAGAAAAGGCAACTAGAAGAACTAGATCCCAGCTCCAAAGCATTATTACTTCTAGCAGTTTGAACTTTAGAAAGGAATTGGGTTTCAACCATAGCAATGAAAGCTTTGAGCAATTCAAAGGCATTGCTCTTGGCTCCCATTTAATGTGTCCAAGTAGCTCTAGAGTAGTCATCCATAATGGTTAAAAAATACCTAGAACCATCATAGGTAGGAATAGAATAAGGTCCCCAAGTGTCTATGTGTATTAACTGGAAGTGCTGGGTGGAGTGAATAAAACTATCAAGGAAAGATAACCTGGTCTGCCTAGCTAATGGACAAACTGGACAATTGAATGACTGTTTGGAAATAGTTTGCATTTAAGACCAGAAATGCACTTCATTTTAGAGAAAGGAATGTGGCCAAGTATGTAATGCCAAACAACATCATCTTTATTCACATTATGTAAAACAGTATTGGTATTTACAATGGCAGTATCATTAGGTATATAAATAGGAACAGAAACTGAATTAAGCAAACAAGAATTAAGGGAATTAGAAAGAGGTAAAGTAGATGATGCTGGAGGCTTGGCATTCTAAAACAGTTTGTAGAGTCCATTGTCCAATCTACCAAGAACCACTGGCTTCCTCGCTGAAGGGCCCTGTAGGGTACAAGCAGCCTTGGTAAATTGTACAATATCATCATCATGGGAAAGTAATTTGTACACAGATATGAGATTATATTGAAAACAAGGAATATAAAGTACATTGTGAAGAACCAAGTCATGGAACAAGGTCAAGGATCCAGCATTTGTGACCTTAACCTTATACCCATTAGGGAGAGAAACAAGGTAGTGTACAGAAAGTGTTTGAACATTAAAATGTAAATGTTTAAGGGAAGTCATGTGGTCGGATGCCCCAGAGTCTGTCACCCAAAGTATACTATCTTAGTCAGCATACATGTACCATAAGACACACCATTGGGAGGTAAAAACTCACCAGCAAAGTTAGCAGAAGCAAGATAGTTGATTGAGGAAGTAGATGATGTTGATGGAGACAATTGAGATTGTTGAAGGAGAAACATTAGTTGAGAATATTGGTCCTTGGTAAGACTAGGAACTAGATAGGACTGTTCAGGAGCTGACATAGCAAAAGCACCTTCAAAACCAGCTGACATAGCTAAAGCACCTTCAAAACCAGCTGACATAGCAGAAGCACCAGAAGTATCCACTTCAGCATGTGCAACAGACCTTCTGGGAGGAAGAGATCTATTTGATTTGAAATTTGGAGGAAAGCCATGGAGTTTGTAGCACTTATCAATGTTATGTCTAGATTTCTTACAATATTTGCAGATAATAACAGACCTGTGAGGCTCAAAAGATCCCTTAAAAGTGGCAGTAGACCTTTGAGGtacaaaatttattttgggaGATAGAGGAGGCCTGGATACGCCAGCACTGAAAGAAGCAAAGTTGGAAGCAAATTGAGTTCCAGCAGAAACTTGTCTCTGCTTCTCATCAAATAGCAAGATCACATATACATTACTAATGGAAGGTAAGGGCTTCATCATAATGATGTTGCTTCTTGTTTGGACATAAGTGTCATTCAGTCCCATGAGGAACAGGTAGACCTTTTGTTCTTCATCCTCAGCAGCCTTACCCTCACAAGTACACATTTGAACTCTTCCAGTAGACAAAGATGCAATCTCAACCTACAATTGCTTAATTTTGTTGAAATATGATGCTATGTCCATAGACCCTTGGGAAATATGAGTCAGTTCCTTCTTTAGTTCAAAGCTAGCACCATCAGCTTTCCCATACCTCTCTTCTAACTCAGTCCAAATATCCTTAGCAAACTCAAAGTATTCAACACTCCTGGATATTTCTTTGGACATAGAGTTAGTCAGCCAAGAGACAACAAGGTCATTGCAGCGTTGCCACTATCTAGCTAGAGGAGAACCTTAAGGAGGTCTCTGAGAAGTACCATTAACATAATCTAGCTTGTTACGAATGGACAAAGCAACTAACACATTACGTTTCCAACTCCCATAGCAACTTCCATCAAAAGGACTGGAAACTAAGGAAGTTCCTAGTACGTCTGATGGATGAACATATAGAGGGTGACAAGGATGGGTGTAGTCATCTTCATGAAACATTAGGCGTAAGGGAGTGGAAGAAGTTGCATCAGCACTGGTGTTATTACCATTTGTCATTTTTTTAAGCAAATGCCTATTAGCCAACACAACATATGTACATTTACAGATCAAGTACGCATGCGATTCACAACAAAGAAGAATGAAGTGATACGAGGTTACCAGCCTTTTCGCAACCGGAAAAGAGAAAACGGCCTTCTAACAtagcagaaaaagaagaaagtttGGCTTGACTTCGAAACCCTAGCTCAGGATGAAAACCacgaaatcttcaaatcttatcaATAACCAAACAATTTGAGATAAAAAAATTGTTGAATACGTGAGAATCCGATTGAGAAATCAAACAAAAATCAGTAGAAAATCCTAAATGAGTCGAACATCATGTGGAACGAGATAAAGCTCTGTACAAGATCGATCGGAAGCGAAGAACGTGCCATAGAAGGatctatgctctgataccatgttagatTTCGATATATTTCTCATATTAGAAGCACAGAGAATGAAAATCGAGTATCTCTattagagaaaaagaagaagcttcTAGATATTTTCTATTATGTGCTATGTAGAAATGACTGAATTATTTTTGTACAAAATAATAAGCCTTAGATAAATACAAGATTGGGTCGGGTCTTATTACTGGTCCAAAGTGAAGAAATAAATCAGCCACAATCAAATGGACCTAGTCTAACAATAAATGTGAATTCATTGTGTTTACCGGGTTAATATATATTGACATGCAGTGCAATAATTAAAATTAAGGTCATATTATTCGGTTTAAAATAAGGTAAGGTATACTTAATACTAATACGATAACTAAGCTTATTGTACGTAGGGCAACTTTCAAATCTACGAAGAGCCAAACAAGTACAACAGTACGTCATTCCTTCGACCTTGGCTTCATCTTTGGAACATATCACCAGCAAAGGATGTAGGTATCAAGCTACGCGTTCAACTGAACCCAATAATTTTTTTACAAATTAAATTAGTTTAGATATATTTGTAAAAATTGATAGAAAAAATAATTATGATATCTCAAAAAAGAAATATTCTAAAACTATGACTAGATTCATTTACTTACTATTATATTAATGAATCATTATTATAGTAgctattttaaatatatttgtaaCACTAATTTGATAAGTCTGAATTCAATTTTTGACTAATAAaaaccgacaattaaatgataattaTTATACGTTATTATCATTTGTTAACGTATTGTTCTTATGGATTAAGAACGTTGCTTGTTGAAAGAAACGTTCAGTGGCTTTGAAATTTGAATTCACCATTTGAAAGAACACTATTTTTGAAACTTACTTTTATAACAGAAACCTTTATGGTTTACTTTTATAACAGAGGCCTTTATGGCTTACTTTTGTAACAGAAAAGCCTTTATGGCTTATTTTTGGTTGTTAACGTATTCTTCAATCAGATTGTGAAGTTTTTTGGACTATATATACTTTGTTGGTTTTCATCTTTAGATATTAGTGAAAAAACAAAGTTAAaacttttcttcccttttcttttgtgcTGGGTTTTCGTCTTAATCTTCGTTGTTTATGCTCCTAGTTAAACTAGAAGAGTTTGTTGAATCCTCGGGGATACGTCTAATTTTATTCATCATGGTATGGGCGAAATATCCTTAAGAACAGTGTCTTTGACACGCCTCAAGCTAAACCTTTTAGTCTTCATAATCATCCAATTTTTTTCCAACAAAAACTActaaaatttaataaatattatgttttcaactCATAATCTTAAAGGCGCAATAGGTTCAGTCGCAAAACTGCAAAGATTGGACATACCAAGTTAAAATTTTGGATATGACTCTCTATGTTGCATCATTCTATTGAATGGTGAATGCATGTTAATTCCGATGAGTCTGACTAACTAATCAGATGGGTACAAAGAATAATTTCCCAAATAATCACTATAATAAACTATGATCAAACTTTATTTAATTGATGAGTTGACCAGGTAAAATGATCTCTATAGTGCAAATTAGGTTTACAATTATTAAGATTAGTTGTCACTATATTTCGGTTTATAAAGTAAGATGCAAGGCAAAGCTCAATGTACGGATTGAAGTCTGCAAAGAGCCAAACCTCgtataataacaataatttttttttcttcgcgTTAATGGATATTCTCATCATCAAATTAAATCATTTGACTTTCgctaattttaaaaaagaaaatatcttaTGAAGAGCGATGGTTTCTCgtacaattattatttttttcgattCTCGTACAATAACTGTGATGTAGAATTTTAAGACATTACTTTTAAGACATTTTCTATAGTTTATTCCATGTGCATGCATGTCCGAGACATGCCTAGTTTTGTTTCAAGCGTTTCATTCCCCTTTATTGGCACACTAGTTCTTTTCGTTTTACTAattcttaatataaatatatgttAATAGTATAGATATTTTAAATGTCTAATGCATAATTAATTAGTAGAGTCATTTTATATAACGGTAGCATCTGGCCAGTTTGCTAGACTATTTCGTCGAGTACCTACTATCATGTGCACCATATTCTTCAGGTATGCTTTATTTACTTTATATATCAACTATGCTTCAATCTTAAGTTGAGCTCGGTTTTATTAAAGGCGGGCGCACATTATAGGTAGAGAGGTCACCGGCACCCGCGAATTTCGGCAAAAGCTCCATGTATACTTGCAAATGTCTTCAAGAAATAGTCAGATATTAACGTAGGCCCCGTACCAATTTTTATAAGCAatgataaatttatattgaatGTCATGGTGTCCGGCGATCGCCGAATCCTGAGTCCGCCTCTGAATTTTATGATCATAGTTTAGCTATTTTAGAGGTGTCAACTTACCCCAGCTTGTTCTTAGAGGTAGTAACACTTATTTATAGTTAAAACTCTTGCTTTTCCATTATGCAAATTATATACTTTACTCATCGACCTTGTACTCAAATCTCTCTTACACATCTGTTAAATACGGAAATAATATTACACACCAAAACTTTTAAAAGTGTGTCAATTACACACCGCTTCAGTGTTTGACCAGATATATTTAAATATTGCTGTTACACACGCCAATCAACATCTGACACGTGTCATAAatcagaaaaaaaagaagaaaaacttggggggggggggaggccTCTGCCCCCCACCCCACCCACCCCCTCTCCTCATCTTTCCAAAGaaaaaatacagaaaagaaaacccCTCCTCATCTTCCCAACCCCATCATCTTCTCCACCACCACCATACTACCATCAACCCTTCCACCACAAGCACCTTCTTCCCTAACTGTAGATTCAACTCTTTgacaatttttaaaaagttttaacaACATTCATCACAAATCCTTatacaaatttcaaattcaagctCAAACCGAAAGCTTTAAACTTGTTAATGGtgttttttatattttatcaaaattaatcACCAAATTTTCAGCATATTTTTAGTAAATTTTTACTCAACAATAATCACGAATTCAAACTAATTTTCTAGGTCATGGAACACCAAAATCAACAAGACCCGATTAAATTTTTAAGCTTTTTCGAAAGGTCAATAATGGTGATTTTTACTACTTCTTAGTCATGGGGGTTGGAAAGGCGAAATATGAGGGAGTAGACAAAACTAGGATGCGGTTGGGGAAGAAGACGAAatgggagggggaggggggaaaGAAACGCTGGGGTTTGGGATTGGGAAAGAAGACATgggttatattttttttctttaatttaaaaaggaaatagttaaaaaaaaaggggaaaataaaaaaaaaatctcagaTGAATTTTTTAGTTTTCAGGTGCCTCTTTTATGTGTAATACGCGCGTGTGACACATGACAAAAGAGGTGTATAATTGACACAGTTTTAAAAGTTTTGGTGTGTAATACTATTCCTGTGTTTAACAAGTGTGTAAGAGGGATTTGTACTGGTCGATGGGTAAAGTATGTATTTTGCTTTTCTATGGCATGACTAAAAGTTTCGTTTCTTCTGATGGAGCACTTTGGTATCATTTAGTATGATGAAAGAAATATTCTACTAAAAATTTGTACGATGGACGAAATGAGCTTTTATGGGGCACTTAGGTTGTGACAATTTTGGATTAGTCTGATTCAATTTTGTTAACATAAATGATCTTAGGTTTTAGGGGCAATAGATCGCATTACTAAAAACATTTCACCGACTCAGATTATCGAGGGAGGGAAGTCCGTTGGTAAGTTACCTTGGTAAAACGTACTTAAATATTACTAAAAAAAAATGAGCTATAcataaaaactaaagaaaataatttaatttttttaaaaagtgttATTGATTCCTACTTAATTAACTCGGCAAAGAATGAATGCCATATCTTTGATTAATTAACGTGCAGGCTTCTAGCCAAATAGAAATATCACAAAAGTACTTCACAATGATTTTCAAAATTCTAAAGAAATATACTACCTTCTGACATTAACAAAATGAAATATCATTTATATTCTTCTTAATATTTACAAATGGTACAAGTTcataattttctttccaaattacaTTGCATGTTTAGGGTTCCTAGCATATGCTATGTGAGCCATGTCTGGCCAAAGCAGTTGATGCATGGAAAGCGGTGGATGGTGTAATATTACCAATTCTTGGTTTTGCTTTCTTCCCAACTTCGATAAGTAATAGACGCAATtgttaccttgtctcaaagtatGAATTAGACAAATTTGAAGTTCAGACATGAGGCGCCTATATTCTTCTATCACATAATGATCAAGGTGACTTTTGACATCATTTCTCACACTTAGCAACATGTGATCAAGGTGACTTTTGATATCATTTCTCACACTTAGCAACATTAGGGCATCATATGAGTCAGTTTCAATTATAACCTTCTTTAAGTTGTAATTTTTAGCTAGGGTTAGACCACCATGTATAGCCCATAATTCCAGAGTAAGGCTAGATGTTGCTTTCTTACTAAGTCTGTCGTAGAATCCGCCTATCCACCTTCCTTTGTCGTCTCGTGCAACACCTCCAAATCCCGCTAATCCCGAATTGGGTATAAAACTGTCATCCGTATTAATCTTGATAAATCCCGAAGGAGGGAAAGACCAATTGATATAGACGGGTGCATTGCTCTGTTTGATTGTTGACTGAGAATGGCAACCCCGAGCTGTGTGTTCAATAACAGGTAAATGAATAGTTTGCCTATTAGTACCAGGCACATACAGTGCCA is from Nicotiana tabacum cultivar K326 chromosome 18, ASM71507v2, whole genome shotgun sequence and encodes:
- the LOC142172713 gene encoding uncharacterized protein LOC142172713, which produces MALYVPGTNRQTIHLPVIEHTARGCHSQSTIKQSNAPVYINWSFPPSGFIKINTDDSFIPNSGLAGFGGVARDDKGRWIGGFYDRLSKKATSSLTLELWAIHGGLTLAKNYNLKKVIIETDSYDALMLLSVRNDIKSHLDHMLLSVRNDVKSHLDHYVIEEYRRLMSELQICLIHTLRQGNNCVYYLSKLGRKQNQELVILHHPPLSMHQLLWPDMAHIAYARNPKHAM